The proteins below come from a single uncultured Carboxylicivirga sp. genomic window:
- a CDS encoding glutaminase, producing MYLATDQIKSNIASILEEIQTEVKPLLTKGKVADYIPELGQINPNQFGMVVRFLDGTTFEIGDSRLPFSIQSISKVFSLTKAFSLEKENLWTRVGKEPSGNPFNSLIQLENENGKPRNPFINAGAIVIADIITSSFDDPLNTLLDFIREISDNKNLKLNINTLQSEKEFGHRNAALANFMKSYGNIQSEVNDVLDIYFGHCSVEMTCFDMATAFLYLANHGIHPLNGKKYLSDSQAKRLNALMLTCGTYDEAGEFAYKVGLPGKSGVGGGIAAIIPGLLSVSVWSPGLDHFGNSLAGTKALELFTTKTGISIF from the coding sequence ATGTACCTTGCAACGGATCAAATAAAAAGCAACATAGCATCTATTCTCGAAGAGATACAAACAGAGGTTAAACCATTGCTGACAAAAGGCAAAGTAGCTGATTATATTCCTGAGCTTGGTCAAATTAATCCAAACCAATTTGGAATGGTAGTACGCTTTTTAGATGGTACTACCTTCGAAATTGGAGATAGTCGGCTTCCATTTTCAATACAAAGTATTTCAAAGGTATTTAGCTTAACCAAGGCCTTTTCATTGGAAAAAGAAAATTTATGGACAAGAGTTGGTAAAGAACCATCCGGCAACCCTTTTAATTCACTTATTCAGCTCGAAAATGAAAATGGCAAACCTCGCAATCCGTTTATCAATGCGGGAGCTATTGTAATTGCCGATATCATTACTAGTAGTTTTGATGATCCGCTAAATACGTTATTGGATTTCATCAGAGAAATATCAGACAATAAAAACCTGAAGTTAAATATTAACACTCTTCAATCTGAGAAAGAATTTGGCCATCGAAATGCAGCTTTAGCAAATTTCATGAAGAGTTATGGCAATATTCAATCTGAAGTGAACGACGTACTGGATATTTATTTCGGCCATTGTTCTGTTGAAATGACTTGCTTTGATATGGCCACTGCTTTTTTATATCTTGCTAATCACGGTATACATCCCTTAAATGGCAAAAAATACTTAAGTGACAGCCAGGCAAAAAGACTTAATGCTTTAATGCTTACCTGTGGAACATACGACGAAGCTGGTGAATTTGCTTATAAGGTAGGCTTACCTGGCAAAAGTGGTGTTGGCGGTGGTATTGCAGCAATAATTCCAGGATTATTATCTGTTTCGGTATGGAGTCCGGGATTGGATCATTTTGGCAATTCGCTGGCGGGCACAAAGGCTCTGGAACTTTTTACAACTAAAACCGGTATATCCATTTTTTAA
- a CDS encoding insulinase family protein has product MKKIVFLFLSALIAVSVNAQLDRSIMPAAGPAPKINIKDAETFELKNGLKVIVVENHNVPVVSYSLSLDIDPIVEGDKAGYISMAGDLMRAGTTTKSKAEIDEAVDFIGADLSTRSTGMYASSLKKHSAELLDLMVDVLYNPVFPQEELDKSKKQMLTSLKADKDEPSSIANNITNALLYGKDHPYGEMMTEATVESITADDLKAYYSAYFRPNVAYLVIVGDITLKEAKKQAKTYFAKWEKKEVPSHSYERPAKFDGPKVVVSNKDAANQSTIDVTYTIDLKPGDADQIKARVMNGVLGGGSSGRLFQNLREDKAFTYGAYSSISSDELVGSFSASAQVRTSVTDSAFTEIIYEMNRMRNELVTEKELDLVKNMIAGSFSRSLEDPTTVARFALNIQKYNLPKDYYQTYLEKLSAVTVEDVEAMAKKYLTPDNALIIAVGNVPEINSTLKKFSPSGEVAMYNYYGDEVKSMPLPAGLTAEKVIGDYVVALGGADALNAVDNYYMHGKMTVQGMALSMKMYSSRPNKSCVETYMGDNMVSKQVCDGKEAKMISPMGEQKLEGEQLKNMIAEAVLFPETKYAELGYKTELLGSEDVDGQDAYKLKVTTPSGKDQTVYFSRESGLKLKEVTETPQGSMVSLYTGYTEVDGVKFPKTMTQSVGPQSFDIEFDEVKVNDKNMDSKFAM; this is encoded by the coding sequence ATGAAGAAAATAGTATTTTTATTTTTAAGTGCATTGATTGCTGTTTCTGTAAATGCGCAGCTCGATCGAAGCATTATGCCGGCTGCAGGGCCAGCACCTAAAATCAATATAAAAGATGCCGAAACATTCGAACTGAAAAACGGATTGAAAGTTATTGTTGTCGAAAATCACAATGTACCTGTTGTTTCATATAGCTTATCACTTGATATCGATCCGATTGTAGAAGGAGATAAAGCAGGGTATATCAGTATGGCTGGTGACCTGATGCGTGCGGGAACTACTACAAAATCAAAAGCTGAAATTGATGAAGCAGTTGACTTTATCGGAGCTGATCTTTCAACAAGATCAACTGGTATGTATGCAAGTTCGTTAAAAAAGCACTCGGCTGAATTATTGGATTTAATGGTAGATGTTCTTTATAATCCTGTATTTCCTCAGGAAGAATTAGACAAATCTAAAAAGCAAATGCTTACTTCTCTTAAAGCTGATAAAGATGAACCATCATCAATTGCCAATAACATCACTAATGCATTGCTTTATGGTAAAGATCATCCTTATGGCGAGATGATGACAGAAGCTACAGTAGAGAGTATTACAGCTGATGATTTAAAGGCTTACTACAGTGCTTATTTTCGTCCTAATGTTGCTTATTTAGTAATTGTGGGTGATATCACTCTTAAAGAAGCTAAAAAACAAGCTAAAACTTATTTTGCAAAATGGGAGAAAAAGGAAGTTCCTTCTCATAGTTATGAAAGACCAGCTAAATTTGATGGTCCAAAAGTTGTAGTTTCAAATAAAGATGCAGCAAATCAATCAACTATTGATGTTACTTACACTATCGATTTAAAACCTGGTGATGCCGATCAAATTAAAGCTCGTGTAATGAATGGTGTTTTAGGTGGTGGTTCAAGCGGTCGTTTATTCCAAAACTTACGCGAAGATAAAGCCTTTACTTATGGTGCTTATTCATCAATTAGTTCTGATGAGTTGGTTGGTAGTTTTTCGGCATCGGCACAAGTTAGAACAAGTGTAACTGATAGTGCATTTACAGAAATTATCTACGAAATGAATCGTATGCGTAATGAGTTGGTAACTGAAAAAGAGTTAGACTTGGTAAAAAATATGATTGCGGGTAGTTTTTCGCGTTCATTGGAAGATCCAACTACAGTTGCTCGTTTTGCTTTAAATATCCAAAAGTATAATTTACCCAAAGACTATTATCAAACTTATTTAGAGAAGTTAAGTGCAGTAACTGTTGAAGATGTTGAAGCAATGGCTAAAAAATATCTTACTCCAGATAATGCCTTAATCATTGCTGTTGGAAATGTACCTGAAATTAATAGCACTCTGAAGAAATTCAGTCCATCGGGAGAAGTAGCAATGTACAATTACTATGGTGATGAAGTAAAATCAATGCCTTTGCCAGCAGGGTTAACTGCCGAAAAAGTAATTGGTGATTATGTTGTTGCATTAGGTGGTGCAGATGCTTTAAATGCTGTTGATAATTATTACATGCATGGTAAAATGACAGTTCAGGGAATGGCTTTAAGCATGAAAATGTATAGTAGCCGTCCTAATAAATCATGTGTTGAAACATACATGGGAGATAATATGGTATCGAAACAAGTATGTGATGGAAAAGAGGCTAAAATGATTAGTCCAATGGGAGAACAAAAACTGGAAGGTGAGCAATTGAAAAATATGATTGCCGAAGCTGTTCTATTCCCTGAAACCAAATATGCTGAATTGGGTTACAAAACTGAATTGTTAGGTTCTGAAGATGTGGATGGACAAGATGCTTATAAGTTGAAAGTAACCACTCCATCAGGCAAAGATCAAACAGTTTATTTTAGTCGTGAGTCAGGATTGAAACTTAAAGAAGTAACTGAAACACCTCAAGGTAGTATGGTAAGTTTATATACTGGATATACCGAAGTTGATGGTGTTAAATTCCCTAAGACAATGACTCAGTCAGTAGGACCTCAATCTTTCGATATCGAATTCGACGAAGTGAAGGTAAATGACAAAAACATGGATTCTAAATTTGCAATGTAG
- a CDS encoding DUF6048 family protein, translating into MPKMLKYLFSISVLLASVNAFAQNNANTKDEEKKAPFDPGIAIGLNVGTFITPLFEPERLGMEATGRIKFNRKWFAVGELGYENISFDKETYSYDSDGSFLRLGVDYNIFKVEEIGNNDNIILGLRYGFGVTDYKSDRYTINDDYWGDYVGSMGSGTSTAHWGEFVFGLRSEILKNFYMGWTGRIRTLIAINNTQQLEPYAIPGYGKRDNTPNFSFTYNLEYYLPLRKKK; encoded by the coding sequence ATGCCGAAAATGTTAAAATATTTATTCAGTATTAGTGTATTACTAGCTTCGGTAAATGCATTTGCACAAAACAATGCAAATACCAAAGATGAAGAGAAAAAAGCACCTTTTGATCCGGGAATTGCTATTGGATTAAATGTTGGAACTTTTATTACTCCGTTATTTGAACCCGAGAGACTAGGAATGGAAGCCACCGGAAGAATTAAGTTCAACCGAAAATGGTTTGCCGTTGGAGAACTAGGTTACGAAAATATATCGTTTGATAAAGAAACTTACTCATACGATTCTGATGGAAGTTTTCTTCGATTAGGAGTTGACTACAATATTTTTAAAGTTGAAGAAATAGGTAATAACGATAATATTATTCTTGGCTTAAGATACGGATTTGGAGTAACTGATTATAAAAGTGATCGCTATACTATTAATGACGATTACTGGGGAGATTACGTTGGTTCCATGGGAAGTGGTACATCAACTGCCCATTGGGGTGAGTTTGTGTTTGGTTTACGTTCCGAAATTTTGAAAAACTTTTATATGGGATGGACAGGACGTATACGCACTCTAATTGCCATTAACAACACTCAACAATTAGAACCCTATGCAATTCCTGGCTACGGAAAACGGGATAACACACCTAATTTCTCTTTTACTTATAATCTTGAATATTACTTACCTCTCAGGAAAAAGAAGTAA
- a CDS encoding TIGR00730 family Rossman fold protein — protein MGDICVFCASSSKVDQSFLNEATLLGDVLVENGYGLKYGGGAVGSMGAVANRVLGLNGKVTGVIPHFMVQVEWEHKGVDNMIHVDTMAKRKELLIKDVEAIVVLPGGTGTLEELFEVLSLKKLGQFDKPIILVNTNNFFNLLVELLDQMIEDKFMRPEHAALWHVVNSVKEIPEALKNIPKWDKDAIRFAAV, from the coding sequence ATGGGTGATATATGCGTATTTTGCGCTTCGAGTTCAAAAGTGGATCAAAGCTTTTTAAACGAGGCAACTTTACTGGGTGATGTGTTGGTAGAAAACGGTTATGGTCTGAAATATGGTGGTGGTGCAGTTGGTTCAATGGGGGCAGTAGCCAACCGCGTATTGGGATTAAATGGTAAAGTAACCGGAGTTATTCCTCATTTTATGGTTCAGGTTGAGTGGGAGCATAAAGGAGTTGATAACATGATTCATGTTGATACTATGGCCAAACGTAAAGAATTACTGATTAAAGATGTTGAAGCCATTGTTGTTTTGCCCGGAGGAACAGGAACACTTGAAGAATTATTTGAAGTGCTTTCGTTAAAAAAACTGGGACAATTCGATAAACCTATCATTTTAGTAAATACCAATAACTTTTTTAATCTTTTGGTTGAATTACTTGACCAAATGATTGAAGATAAATTTATGCGCCCCGAACATGCAGCTTTATGGCATGTAGTTAATTCGGTAAAAGAAATACCTGAGGCATTGAAAAATATTCCAAAATGGGATAAGGATGCTATACGATTTGCAGCTGTTTAA
- a CDS encoding DUF417 family protein: MIVAKSFKAISQFIFRYGLALVFIWLGVLKFKNSEADYLKDILQNSSLFSWMLKYVTSYTFALLIAYLQIAIGILLAIKPVAKKLSLIGGFLAVLVLGISVLTLFTSGYVWQTGYGFPELSKLGQSILKDLILFAAATWCVGDSL; encoded by the coding sequence ATGATAGTAGCAAAATCATTCAAAGCAATTAGTCAATTCATCTTCAGATATGGTTTAGCATTGGTTTTTATCTGGTTAGGCGTCTTGAAATTTAAAAATTCAGAAGCCGATTATCTAAAGGATATTTTACAAAACTCATCGCTGTTCAGCTGGATGCTTAAATATGTTACTTCTTATACATTTGCACTATTAATTGCTTATCTACAAATTGCAATAGGTATTTTATTAGCCATTAAACCGGTTGCCAAAAAGCTATCGTTAATTGGAGGTTTTTTAGCCGTATTAGTATTAGGTATTAGTGTACTCACACTATTTACATCGGGATATGTTTGGCAAACAGGCTATGGATTTCCTGAATTATCAAAATTAGGACAAAGCATTTTAAAAGATTTAATATTATTTGCAGCAGCCACTTGGTGTGTTGGCGATTCATTATAA
- a CDS encoding uroporphyrinogen-III synthase, with amino-acid sequence MKIKRILVSQPKPSTPKSPYFDLADKSNVKIDFRPFIQVEAVPAKEFRTQKVNILDHTAVIFTSRTAIDHYFRIAEEMRITIPDTMKYFCISEATAFYLQKYIVYRKRKIFHSTGKFADLVDVVKKHKDESYLVPLSDIHKQEIPTLLNKAKIKYSKAILYRTVSSDLSDLKDVNYDILVFFSPSGIASLLQNFPDFEQNETKIASFGPATAKAVKDAGLRLDIQAPMPQAPSMTMALEQFIKQFNKGQK; translated from the coding sequence TTGAAGATCAAAAGAATACTGGTTTCACAGCCAAAACCTTCAACGCCCAAGTCGCCATACTTTGATTTGGCGGACAAAAGTAATGTGAAAATCGACTTCCGACCATTTATTCAAGTAGAAGCTGTTCCTGCTAAAGAATTTAGAACTCAAAAGGTTAATATTCTTGATCATACTGCTGTAATTTTCACAAGTCGTACGGCTATTGATCATTACTTCAGAATAGCAGAAGAAATGCGAATTACGATACCTGATACAATGAAGTATTTCTGTATTTCAGAAGCAACTGCATTTTATCTTCAAAAATATATTGTTTATCGTAAACGTAAAATTTTCCATTCTACTGGTAAATTTGCCGACTTGGTTGATGTTGTGAAAAAGCACAAGGACGAATCGTACCTTGTACCTCTTTCTGATATTCACAAACAAGAAATTCCAACCTTGTTGAACAAGGCTAAAATCAAGTACTCAAAAGCAATTCTTTATCGTACTGTAAGTAGTGATTTGAGTGATTTGAAAGATGTTAATTACGATATTTTAGTATTTTTTAGCCCATCAGGGATTGCATCATTACTGCAAAACTTCCCCGATTTTGAGCAAAATGAAACTAAAATTGCTTCTTTCGGTCCTGCTACAGCAAAAGCAGTTAAAGATGCTGGTTTACGATTGGATATTCAGGCTCCAATGCCTCAAGCTCCATCAATGACCATGGCTCTTGAGCAATTTATTAAGCAGTTCAATAAAGGTCAGAAATAA
- the yidD gene encoding membrane protein insertion efficiency factor YidD, with protein MTSNNSFFKTVLKLFRDGIVTLLIIPVKLYQWFLSPWLGASCRYTPTCSAYTIEALKKHGPIKGLWLSVKRILSCNPWGGHGHDPVP; from the coding sequence ATGACAAGCAATAATTCATTTTTCAAAACTGTTTTAAAACTCTTTCGCGATGGCATAGTAACTTTACTCATCATTCCGGTAAAACTATACCAGTGGTTTCTTTCTCCTTGGCTGGGAGCATCGTGTCGCTACACTCCTACCTGCTCGGCCTATACTATTGAAGCATTAAAAAAACATGGCCCCATCAAAGGCCTTTGGCTTTCGGTTAAACGAATACTCAGCTGCAATCCATGGGGCGGTCATGGACACGATCCGGTGCCATAG
- the cmk gene encoding (d)CMP kinase, with protein MDFKKGVIAIDGHSSCGKSTVAKDLAKELGYVYIDTGAMYRAVTLYAMQNGLIVNGDVLLDELKNKLNDIIITFRYQPEEKKNETFLNGISVEDEIRGLDVSNNVSTVSTIAFVRHRMVELQQQMGKEGGIVMDGRDIGTVVFPNADLKLFMTASPEIRAQRRFDELKVKNPADSTLSFQSILENVKHRDHMDSTRKESPLKKADDAVLLDNSHMNKQEQMDWIMNVLHERNLA; from the coding sequence ATGGATTTTAAAAAAGGAGTTATCGCCATTGATGGGCATTCGTCTTGCGGAAAAAGTACGGTTGCTAAAGACTTAGCAAAAGAGTTGGGATATGTCTATATCGATACGGGTGCTATGTATCGGGCTGTAACTTTATATGCTATGCAGAATGGATTAATTGTGAATGGTGATGTTCTTTTGGATGAGCTGAAAAATAAGTTGAATGATATCATAATCACTTTCAGATACCAACCAGAAGAAAAGAAAAATGAAACTTTTTTGAATGGAATAAGTGTTGAGGACGAAATCCGGGGATTAGATGTGAGTAATAATGTAAGTACAGTTAGTACAATTGCTTTTGTTCGTCACCGGATGGTTGAATTGCAGCAGCAGATGGGTAAGGAAGGTGGTATTGTTATGGATGGACGCGATATAGGAACTGTAGTGTTTCCTAATGCCGATTTAAAGCTTTTTATGACAGCATCTCCTGAAATACGCGCCCAGCGTCGATTCGATGAGTTAAAGGTAAAAAATCCTGCTGATAGCACACTTTCTTTTCAATCGATTTTAGAAAATGTAAAGCATCGCGATCATATGGATAGCACACGCAAAGAGAGTCCGTTAAAAAAAGCTGATGATGCTGTTTTACTCGACAATAGTCATATGAATAAGCAAGAACAAATGGACTGGATTATGAATGTTTTACACGAACGTAATTTAGCTTAA
- a CDS encoding DUF6452 family protein, translating to MQYIRKIKWLALILFAGFYACDDSSFCLSNQHAVQASFYTLSSGSEADTTLTGVYIWGAGQEDKLIYDSTRVNEMYLPTNLNADSTIFIIKQSVLVNNTVRSDSDFVQFNYKRYLNHVSGECGMTYNLVLDTVYYTTNLIDSVSIDYANVNYGEDAENVKIFIQY from the coding sequence ATGCAATATATCCGAAAAATTAAATGGCTTGCTTTGATATTATTTGCCGGTTTTTATGCCTGCGATGATTCAAGTTTTTGTCTATCAAATCAACATGCTGTTCAGGCTAGTTTTTATACTTTGTCATCCGGATCCGAAGCTGACACAACGTTAACTGGCGTGTATATCTGGGGTGCCGGACAAGAAGATAAACTCATTTATGACAGTACAAGGGTGAATGAAATGTATCTTCCTACCAATTTAAATGCCGATAGTACTATATTTATCATTAAACAATCAGTACTAGTGAATAATACGGTTAGATCAGATTCAGATTTTGTACAATTTAACTATAAAAGATATCTAAATCATGTTTCAGGAGAATGTGGCATGACCTACAACCTCGTACTGGATACTGTTTATTATACAACTAACCTAATCGATTCTGTTAGCATTGATTATGCCAACGTAAATTATGGAGAAGATGCCGAAAATGTTAAAATATTTATTCAGTATTAG
- the rnpA gene encoding ribonuclease P protein component, with product MTTQRNTFSKTERLCSRKTIQQLFDEGTSFTRYPFRVTILPINDEEAPPLQVLISVSKKKFKRANKRNWIKRRTREAYRLNKHEALQVLSENNIKLAVSFVYIPNEILEYAFIEKNIKKALKQIISKVLPDDKQ from the coding sequence ATGACAACACAACGAAACACCTTTAGTAAAACCGAACGGCTTTGTAGTAGAAAAACCATCCAACAGCTGTTTGATGAAGGAACTTCGTTTACCCGCTACCCATTTAGGGTTACCATACTGCCTATTAACGATGAAGAAGCCCCACCCCTGCAGGTTTTAATATCTGTTTCAAAGAAAAAATTTAAACGAGCCAATAAGCGAAATTGGATCAAACGAAGAACAAGAGAAGCCTATCGCTTAAACAAACATGAAGCGTTGCAGGTTTTATCTGAAAACAATATCAAATTAGCTGTTTCTTTCGTTTATATTCCAAATGAAATACTCGAATACGCTTTTATTGAAAAAAACATTAAAAAGGCGCTGAAACAGATTATTTCAAAAGTTTTGCCTGATGACAAGCAATAA
- a CDS encoding DUF4271 domain-containing protein, translated as MQQDTLKINAPNNQLNVGKIDITTTNKLRTPVLQIENKIPKHLTQKPTVFVRPKITYQKLSHNDSIYLNLISAESDNLFDSELSFETDLPITQNIAPDINKNEEVVQSTTIDTTQKVTQATLIDTVETITIQPVVSNMRIRSTNQFEGSKDWLSGFILFAILIAGVVKLTSGKYLNDIFSSIRYQQSATKLFSTFNVQNQKPAWALSFLFLLSTSLLVFEYTMVMGRHPESLTHFSFLLIIFAGIFLFSLIKNSLYRFVGFVFNTRTDTKSYLFNAELLNKAFGIGMLPIISVVPYVDQLTATFLLKASLVLFILMYIVQLLRGVKIILRSPISIFYMFLYFCALEILPLVILIKILIY; from the coding sequence ATGCAACAGGACACATTAAAAATAAACGCACCCAACAACCAACTGAATGTAGGTAAAATTGACATTACCACAACTAATAAGTTGCGTACTCCTGTTTTGCAAATAGAAAATAAAATACCTAAGCACTTAACTCAGAAACCAACTGTTTTTGTTCGCCCTAAAATTACCTATCAAAAGCTATCGCACAACGACTCCATATATCTTAATTTAATATCAGCCGAATCAGACAACCTTTTTGATTCGGAGTTAAGTTTTGAAACTGATCTTCCAATCACACAAAACATAGCACCAGATATTAATAAAAATGAAGAAGTTGTTCAATCAACAACTATTGACACAACGCAAAAGGTAACGCAAGCAACACTAATAGATACTGTTGAAACCATAACCATACAGCCTGTAGTATCAAATATGAGAATCAGATCAACCAATCAATTCGAAGGATCGAAAGACTGGTTATCGGGCTTTATTTTATTTGCTATTTTAATTGCTGGTGTTGTAAAACTCACTTCAGGTAAGTATCTAAATGATATTTTTTCATCTATCCGTTACCAACAGTCGGCAACCAAATTATTTTCCACATTTAATGTTCAAAATCAAAAACCAGCCTGGGCATTATCATTCTTGTTTTTGTTAAGTACCTCTTTATTAGTTTTTGAATACACTATGGTAATGGGGCGTCACCCCGAAAGCCTAACACATTTTAGCTTTTTATTGATTATTTTTGCTGGCATCTTTTTATTCTCACTCATTAAAAATTCGTTATATCGATTTGTTGGCTTTGTTTTTAATACCCGTACCGATACTAAGTCATATTTGTTTAATGCCGAGTTATTAAACAAAGCATTTGGAATAGGTATGCTACCAATTATATCAGTTGTACCTTATGTTGATCAACTCACTGCAACTTTCTTATTAAAAGCCAGTTTAGTCCTTTTCATCTTAATGTATATTGTTCAACTGTTAAGGGGTGTTAAAATTATTTTACGCTCTCCTATTTCAATATTTTATATGTTTTTGTATTTTTGTGCCCTAGAAATTTTACCCTTAGTCATATTAATCAAAATTTTAATATACTAA
- a CDS encoding pitrilysin family protein: MKHRFSMLALTILIAGLGSVSAQLNKIKFEEFDLDNGLHVILHQDKTTPNVTVSVMYNVGSKRENPDRTGFAHFFEHLMFEGTENIGRGQYFKIIQNAGGTLNANTSTDRTYYYETLPSNQLELGLWMESERMLHAKVDSVGIATQKKVVIEEKKQSYDNRPYGTIIQETMKRAFKVHPYRWTTIGDPDHIRAAKDEEFQQFYNKFYVPNNAVLVLAGDIDIDQAKEWINKYYSGIPRGKQDLTYNPVVEPPLNGEVRDTVFDNVQIPLILQAYRTPAMGTEDYYALDMLSTLLSKGQSSRLYKSLVDEQQKAMQVGSFPIGYREPSVSLTIALPNMGVDCKDLENAMDAEIKKVQDELISEKEFQKLKNQFENDIVKGNMRVATRANTLARDYTYFGDANLINTELDKYLAVSREDIQRVAKKYLTKDNRVVLYYLPKSQQN, translated from the coding sequence ATGAAACATCGCTTTTCGATGCTGGCATTAACAATTTTAATTGCCGGTCTGGGTTCTGTTAGTGCCCAGCTTAATAAAATCAAGTTCGAAGAATTTGATTTGGATAATGGATTACATGTAATTCTTCATCAAGACAAAACTACACCTAATGTTACTGTTTCGGTAATGTATAATGTTGGATCAAAACGCGAAAACCCTGATCGTACTGGTTTTGCCCATTTCTTTGAGCATTTAATGTTTGAAGGAACAGAAAATATTGGTCGTGGACAGTATTTTAAAATCATTCAGAATGCAGGTGGAACATTAAATGCTAATACATCAACTGATCGTACATATTACTACGAAACATTGCCATCTAATCAATTAGAGTTAGGATTGTGGATGGAATCAGAAAGAATGCTACATGCAAAAGTTGATTCTGTAGGTATTGCTACTCAGAAAAAAGTAGTAATTGAAGAGAAAAAACAAAGCTACGATAACCGCCCTTATGGTACCATTATTCAGGAAACCATGAAACGCGCCTTTAAAGTTCACCCATACCGTTGGACAACTATTGGCGATCCTGATCATATCAGAGCTGCTAAAGATGAGGAGTTTCAACAGTTTTACAATAAATTTTATGTGCCAAACAATGCTGTTTTAGTTCTTGCTGGTGATATTGACATTGATCAGGCAAAAGAATGGATTAATAAGTATTACTCAGGTATTCCTCGTGGAAAACAAGATTTGACTTATAATCCTGTTGTTGAGCCTCCATTAAATGGAGAAGTACGCGACACGGTGTTTGATAATGTTCAGATTCCCTTAATTCTTCAAGCGTACCGAACACCAGCAATGGGTACCGAAGATTACTATGCTTTAGATATGCTTTCAACTCTTTTATCAAAAGGACAAAGTTCACGTTTATATAAATCGTTGGTTGATGAGCAACAAAAAGCAATGCAAGTAGGAAGTTTTCCTATCGGATATCGCGAACCTTCTGTTTCATTAACAATTGCTCTGCCTAATATGGGTGTTGATTGCAAAGATTTGGAAAATGCAATGGATGCTGAAATTAAGAAAGTTCAGGATGAGCTAATTTCAGAGAAAGAATTCCAAAAATTGAAAAATCAATTCGAGAATGACATTGTGAAAGGCAATATGCGTGTAGCAACCCGAGCAAATACATTAGCTCGTGATTATACCTATTTTGGCGATGCTAACCTTATTAATACTGAATTAGATAAATATTTAGCCGTTAGTCGCGAAGATATTCAACGGGTTGCTAAAAAATATCTTACTAAAGATAACAGAGTGGTATTGTATTATTTGCCAAAATCGCAACAAAACTAA
- a CDS encoding DUF2147 domain-containing protein, whose product MKNLLFLLTVAIVTQLATAQNSNQIIGTWITQGGESKVTIEKNDDGTFNGKIIWLKDPTRSNGESKIDIKNPDRQLQNRPIIGLEILKGFIYNKDDKEWIDGTIYDPSSGNTYKCLMWFGNNKNILIVKGYIGVSVIGKKVEWKRV is encoded by the coding sequence ATGAAAAATTTACTATTTCTATTAACAGTAGCTATAGTAACTCAATTAGCTACAGCTCAAAACAGCAATCAAATTATTGGAACATGGATAACTCAGGGGGGAGAATCGAAAGTCACCATTGAAAAAAATGATGATGGTACATTTAATGGGAAAATTATTTGGCTAAAAGACCCCACACGCTCAAACGGTGAAAGCAAGATTGATATCAAAAACCCTGATCGGCAACTACAAAATCGCCCAATTATAGGATTAGAGATATTAAAAGGATTTATCTACAATAAAGATGATAAAGAATGGATTGATGGAACCATTTACGATCCTTCGAGTGGTAACACCTATAAATGTCTTATGTGGTTTGGAAATAACAAAAATATACTAATTGTAAAAGGATATATTGGAGTATCAGTAATTGGAAAAAAAGTTGAATGGAAACGCGTTTAA